A single region of the Thermoanaerobacterium aotearoense genome encodes:
- a CDS encoding late competence development ComFB family protein translates to MELKNFMEEAVKDVIDNVLKDLDVCKCDKCKLDIMALTLNNLPPKYYDTEKGEVYTKVNELKRQFEVDIISQITRSAFYVNQHRRHGEDIK, encoded by the coding sequence ATGGAGTTAAAAAATTTTATGGAAGAAGCAGTGAAAGATGTCATTGATAATGTATTAAAAGATTTAGATGTATGCAAGTGCGATAAATGTAAACTCGATATAATGGCATTAACCCTAAACAATTTGCCTCCTAAATATTACGACACAGAAAAAGGTGAGGTGTATACAAAAGTCAATGAATTAAAAAGGCAATTTGAGGTAGATATCATTAGTCAAATCACAAGATCAGCTTTTTACGTTAATCAACATAGGCGCCATGGAGAGGATATTAAATGA
- the pilM gene encoding pilus assembly protein PilM produces MIGIDIGSFYTKIGSCDKKNDKLNNMVIERTPQNCIRNGYLSDINVLSDFLNEILKKKFAKEKKLSFCISSTDIIIREIVMPFMKDDELKNALKYEIVQYIPNSDDYVVDYKQIGHDEDDKKIRTIIVAAPKEMISGYLNLAKTLKLRLEIIDIYSNCIYKSIKKLCKPTGSVSVINIGAEYADITIINEGKYAFSRIVKFGGNDINEIIANMFNTDFKTAEEYKRGKPFFIDDENYASLRENTEKYVSIKLSEISRVFDFFESSYHKSINEIFLIGGTSRLTGLKRYIEDYFKIPVSGNDDDLYTYFMPAFGSLIRGE; encoded by the coding sequence ATGATAGGCATTGATATAGGCAGCTTTTACACTAAGATTGGCAGTTGCGATAAAAAAAATGATAAATTAAATAATATGGTGATAGAAAGAACACCTCAAAATTGCATTAGAAATGGATATTTGAGCGATATAAATGTATTATCTGATTTCCTTAATGAAATATTAAAGAAGAAATTTGCAAAGGAAAAGAAGCTATCCTTTTGCATTTCAAGCACAGATATAATAATTAGAGAAATAGTAATGCCATTTATGAAAGATGATGAATTAAAGAATGCCTTAAAATATGAAATTGTTCAGTATATACCTAATTCAGACGACTATGTTGTTGATTATAAGCAAATTGGGCATGATGAAGATGATAAAAAGATAAGGACAATTATTGTGGCAGCACCGAAAGAAATGATTTCAGGGTATTTGAACTTAGCTAAAACATTGAAATTGAGATTGGAAATCATAGATATATATAGCAATTGCATTTATAAGTCGATAAAAAAATTATGTAAACCAACAGGAAGTGTATCGGTGATTAATATTGGTGCAGAGTATGCAGATATTACGATAATAAATGAAGGCAAATATGCATTTAGCAGAATAGTAAAATTCGGAGGAAATGATATAAATGAAATAATTGCCAATATGTTTAATACAGATTTTAAAACTGCTGAAGAATATAAAAGGGGAAAACCTTTTTTTATAGATGATGAAAATTATGCGAGTCTTAGAGAGAATACAGAGAAATATGTAAGCATTAAATTGAGTGAAATATCGAGGGTTTTTGATTTTTTTGAATCATCTTACCATAAAAGCATAAACGAAATTTTTCTAATTGGCGGAACGTCAAGGCTTACGGGGCTTAAAAGATATATAGAAGATTATTTTAAAATACCTGTTTCAGGCAATGATGACGATCTATATACATATTTTATGCCTGCATTTGGCTCTTTGATTAGGGGGGAGTAA
- a CDS encoding PilN domain-containing protein, with translation MKDINLIPDEIKLLDEKRKKNTVAMIGVLIATFALIFILLLPNMYINNLEKQKSALNIQLSSLKAKKDMYSTIKSKEDYYSEKEKIIKDLSNKKLNMTEMLNDISSNIPENVSITDIKFNGSMLEITGDSYMNKYLSDFMMNLRKLKYVDDVDLLDTKKSDNGLIQYTLQIKIKVV, from the coding sequence TTGAAAGATATTAATCTTATACCCGATGAGATAAAATTACTTGACGAAAAAAGGAAAAAGAATACCGTTGCCATGATAGGCGTTTTGATTGCGACTTTTGCGCTTATTTTTATTTTACTTTTGCCAAATATGTATATCAACAATTTAGAAAAGCAAAAGTCTGCTTTAAACATCCAATTAAGCAGTTTAAAAGCAAAGAAAGATATGTATTCAACTATTAAAAGTAAAGAAGATTATTATTCAGAAAAAGAAAAAATAATAAAAGATTTGTCTAATAAAAAATTGAACATGACGGAAATGCTCAATGATATTTCGTCTAATATTCCAGAAAATGTTTCAATAACGGACATAAAATTTAATGGAAGTATGTTAGAAATAACAGGCGATTCTTATATGAATAAATACTTATCTGATTTCATGATGAATCTGAGAAAGTTAAAATATGTAGATGATGTTGATCTCTTAGATACAAAAAAATCTGATAACGGTTTGATTCAATATACTTTGCAAATTAAGATTAAGGTGGTATAA
- a CDS encoding type 4a pilus biogenesis protein PilO, translating to MKLTTREKMLIGVLFIVAFVGLYYQFVLTKQLAIVDKLRHDIMTLQTEVNDYNTLSVDKMKNRLSELDRQIETCNEELPDNENIESFVVLLDDAIAKTGVNFEELNFNSTDNQSQSPENQTNNNKTSKTKYVEIPVNIKVAGDYSKLSSFIEELQSMQRLSNIKSFEISKDNESNNLLLNIDIAIYSMSKKGGSNLNPFEESGKSDPFKSLVEANKENQNTNVNSNNQNSLQGIDINKIISDSINSAINNVSKIAPPTAANKQ from the coding sequence ATGAAACTGACCACGAGAGAAAAAATGCTAATAGGGGTATTGTTTATTGTCGCCTTCGTTGGCTTATATTATCAGTTTGTTTTAACAAAACAACTGGCAATAGTAGATAAATTAAGACATGACATCATGACGTTACAGACAGAGGTGAATGATTACAATACATTAAGTGTAGATAAAATGAAAAACCGTTTATCAGAGCTTGATAGGCAAATTGAAACATGCAATGAAGAACTTCCTGACAATGAAAATATTGAAAGCTTTGTAGTTTTGCTTGATGATGCAATCGCAAAGACTGGTGTAAATTTTGAAGAGTTGAATTTTAATTCAACCGATAATCAATCGCAGAGTCCTGAAAATCAAACAAATAATAACAAAACCAGCAAGACAAAATATGTAGAGATTCCTGTCAATATAAAAGTTGCAGGCGACTATTCAAAATTATCGAGTTTTATTGAAGAACTACAATCAATGCAAAGGCTTAGCAATATAAAATCATTTGAGATAAGTAAAGATAATGAATCTAATAATTTACTGTTAAATATAGATATTGCGATATATTCCATGAGCAAAAAGGGTGGAAGCAATTTGAATCCATTTGAGGAAAGTGGGAAAAGTGATCCTTTTAAATCATTAGTTGAAGCGAATAAAGAAAATCAAAATACAAACGTTAATTCAAACAATCAGAATTCTTTGCAAGGAATTGACATAAACAAAATTATTTCAGATAGTATAAACAGTGCAATAAATAATGTTTCTAAAATTGCACCACCTACAGCAGCAAATAAGCAGTAA
- a CDS encoding shikimate kinase, which translates to MKNIALTGFMATGKTVVGKRVADILSFSFIDTDDLIEKISGMKIPEIFDKYGEKYFRGIEKIAVARASRLKNHVISTGGGVVLNPSNIVQLRKHGVVICLKANPEVILRNIGDNDKRPILATGDVYEKIKALLAERQHYYEFADYTIDVSNMSINDVALTVVDVYSKLKTR; encoded by the coding sequence ATGAAGAACATCGCATTAACCGGATTTATGGCTACAGGAAAGACAGTTGTTGGCAAAAGAGTTGCTGATATTTTAAGCTTCAGCTTTATTGATACTGATGATTTGATTGAAAAAATTTCTGGCATGAAGATTCCGGAAATTTTTGATAAATACGGTGAAAAATATTTTAGAGGAATTGAAAAAATTGCTGTTGCAAGAGCTTCCAGATTAAAAAATCATGTCATATCGACTGGTGGTGGTGTTGTATTAAATCCTTCTAATATAGTACAATTGAGAAAACATGGCGTAGTTATATGCTTAAAGGCAAATCCAGAGGTAATTTTGAGAAATATTGGAGATAATGACAAAAGACCAATACTTGCTACTGGTGACGTTTATGAAAAGATAAAAGCTCTTTTAGCAGAAAGACAGCACTATTATGAATTTGCAGATTATACTATTGATGTTTCAAATATGTCTATAAATGATGTGGCTTTGACAGTAGTAGATGTATATTCGAAATTAAAAACAAGATAA
- the proB gene encoding glutamate 5-kinase, translating to MKIVVKVGTSTLTYENGKLNLEMMEKIVRQISNLQNKGDKVVLVTSGAIGAGMGKLNILKRPKTLPEKQSLAAIGQGLLIGLYEKFFNEYGKTTAQLLLTKDDFSIRERYLNISYTLSNLLRYNVVPIINENDTVTVDEIKIGDNDTLSALVASIVEADLLIILTDIDGLYDRDPKADGAKLIDVVYDFSDALFEIAGGSGTDFGTGGMYTKIQAAKICYNSGVKMVIANGKLDNVLNKIVAGERIGTVFMPAKNPISNRKVWIAFNAQLSGKLTIDDGARQAILENGKSLLPSGIISTDGEYSVGDCVSIYDEHGKEIARGLINYTSDEVSKIKGLKSTEIDKVLGYKNYDEVVHRDNLVVIV from the coding sequence ATGAAAATTGTCGTAAAAGTCGGAACAAGCACATTGACTTATGAAAACGGAAAATTGAATTTAGAAATGATGGAAAAAATTGTACGTCAAATATCTAATTTGCAAAACAAAGGCGATAAAGTTGTTCTTGTGACATCTGGTGCAATTGGAGCTGGAATGGGAAAACTAAATATTTTGAAAAGACCTAAGACACTACCGGAAAAACAATCGTTGGCGGCAATTGGACAAGGATTGCTGATTGGACTATATGAAAAATTTTTTAATGAATATGGGAAGACTACAGCTCAGCTTTTACTTACAAAGGACGATTTTTCTATAAGAGAAAGGTACTTAAACATAAGCTATACATTATCAAACTTATTAAGGTATAATGTAGTTCCAATCATAAATGAAAATGATACTGTTACTGTAGATGAAATAAAAATAGGTGACAATGATACTCTATCAGCACTTGTAGCAAGCATTGTAGAAGCGGATCTTTTAATTATATTGACTGATATTGATGGGCTATATGATAGAGATCCTAAAGCAGATGGAGCTAAGCTGATAGATGTAGTTTATGATTTTTCTGATGCGCTTTTTGAAATTGCTGGTGGCTCTGGCACAGATTTTGGCACAGGTGGTATGTATACGAAGATTCAAGCGGCAAAAATTTGTTACAACTCAGGTGTCAAAATGGTAATTGCCAATGGCAAGCTTGATAATGTTTTAAACAAGATTGTAGCAGGTGAAAGAATAGGGACAGTTTTTATGCCTGCTAAAAATCCTATCAGCAATAGAAAGGTATGGATCGCGTTCAATGCACAATTATCAGGTAAGCTGACTATTGATGATGGGGCAAGACAGGCCATACTTGAAAATGGAAAAAGCTTATTGCCAAGTGGTATTATATCAACTGATGGAGAATATTCTGTAGGGGATTGTGTATCAATATATGATGAGCATGGAAAAGAGATTGCAAGAGGTTTGATTAATTATACATCTGACGAAGTTAGCAAAATAAAGGGTTTAAAATCAACTGAAATAGACAAAGTTTTAGGATATAAAAATTACGATGAAGTTGTCCACAGAGACAATTTAGTTGTCATAGTTTAA
- a CDS encoding glutamate-5-semialdehyde dehydrogenase, translated as MKCCVRRTKNMEVDLKADAAKKASRILAILDENIKNEALKNMALKLVENKREILEANEKDVSIAKAKGVKESLIDRLKLNEKRIEGMANGLREIAMLPDPVGNIEEMWKRPNGLQIGKMRCPIGVIGIIYESRPNVTADAAGLCLKSGNAVILKGGSDAINSNIAIVKVISSAAEECGIPKGAIQLIENTDREEVNRMMKLNGKIDLIIPRGGANLIQNVIQNSTVPVIETGVGNCHVFVDSDADLEKAINIIVNAKTQRPGVCNAIETVLIHKDLAEDFLPVMVDKLASLGVEIRGCNMTKSICPNVKEATEDDWKTEYLDLILAVKVVESIDEAIDHIAKYSSGHSESIITENYTNAMKFLKAVDSAAVYVNASTRFTDGGEFGFGAEIGISTQKMHARGPMGLKELTTYKYVILGNGQIRE; from the coding sequence ATAAAATGTTGTGTAAGGAGGACTAAAAATATGGAAGTCGATTTAAAAGCCGATGCTGCCAAGAAGGCGTCAAGGATACTTGCAATTCTTGATGAAAACATTAAAAATGAAGCGCTTAAAAATATGGCTTTGAAGCTTGTGGAAAATAAGCGCGAAATATTAGAGGCAAATGAAAAAGACGTTTCGATTGCAAAGGCGAAGGGAGTAAAGGAATCATTAATTGATAGGCTTAAGTTAAACGAAAAGCGAATAGAAGGTATGGCAAATGGGCTTAGAGAGATAGCCATGCTTCCTGATCCTGTTGGAAATATAGAAGAAATGTGGAAAAGGCCCAATGGTCTTCAAATCGGGAAAATGCGCTGCCCAATCGGAGTCATAGGCATAATTTACGAATCGAGGCCAAATGTAACAGCCGATGCTGCAGGGTTATGCTTGAAATCAGGAAATGCAGTTATTTTAAAAGGTGGCAGTGATGCAATAAACTCCAATATAGCCATTGTTAAGGTTATTTCAAGCGCGGCAGAAGAATGCGGCATTCCAAAAGGAGCCATTCAACTTATTGAGAATACAGACAGAGAAGAAGTAAATCGCATGATGAAGTTAAATGGTAAGATAGATTTAATTATACCAAGGGGTGGTGCAAATCTAATACAAAATGTTATACAAAATTCAACGGTACCTGTTATTGAAACTGGAGTAGGAAATTGTCACGTGTTTGTTGATTCAGATGCTGATTTGGAAAAGGCTATTAATATCATTGTGAATGCTAAAACTCAAAGACCTGGTGTATGTAACGCTATTGAAACAGTTCTTATCCATAAAGACTTGGCGGAAGATTTTTTGCCTGTTATGGTGGATAAACTTGCATCTTTGGGGGTAGAAATACGAGGCTGCAATATGACAAAATCCATCTGCCCTAATGTAAAAGAAGCGACTGAAGACGATTGGAAAACAGAGTACTTAGATTTGATACTGGCTGTTAAAGTTGTGGAAAGCATTGATGAAGCGATTGACCACATAGCTAAATATTCTTCTGGTCATTCTGAAAGCATTATTACAGAAAACTATACAAATGCAATGAAATTTTTGAAAGCAGTTGATTCAGCAGCTGTATATGTAAATGCATCTACAAGATTTACTGACGGAGGAGAGTTTGGATTTGGTGCAGAAATAGGCATTAGCACACAAAAAATGCATGCAAGAGGCCCCATGGGGCTTAAAGAATTGACCACATACAAATATGTAATTTTAGGAAATGGTCAAATAAGAGAATAA
- the aroQ gene encoding type II 3-dehydroquinate dehydratase, producing MKRVLIIHGPNLNLTGSREISIYGEVSFDEINNIIKREASKLELAVKIQQSNSEGEIIDFIHSAKNNFDAIIINPGAYSHYSYAIMDAIGAIDIPVIEVHLSNIQKREDFRHVSVTATKCLGQISGFGPFSYVLALNAVKLLEDNLKE from the coding sequence ATGAAGAGAGTTCTTATTATACATGGGCCGAATTTGAATCTGACTGGTAGCAGAGAGATAAGCATTTACGGAGAGGTAAGTTTTGATGAAATAAACAATATAATTAAGAGAGAAGCTTCGAAACTTGAGTTGGCTGTCAAAATTCAGCAGTCTAATAGCGAGGGTGAGATCATAGATTTTATTCATTCTGCAAAGAATAATTTTGATGCCATAATAATAAATCCTGGTGCTTACTCACATTATAGCTATGCAATAATGGATGCAATAGGTGCTATAGATATACCAGTAATAGAGGTGCATCTTTCAAACATACAAAAAAGGGAAGATTTTCGGCATGTTTCTGTGACTGCTACTAAATGTCTTGGACAAATATCAGGTTTTGGACCTTTTAGCTATGTCTTGGCTTTAAATGCAGTTAAATTATTAGAAGACAATTTAAAGGAGTGA
- a CDS encoding M24 family metallopeptidase, whose protein sequence is MKNRLNEAKKLLSEKGLDSFLIFKPVNVTYLTGFTGDDSVAIVGLNESYFITDSRYTEQASYEVKDFKIVEHKSDIFEAIRDCISNMGADRLGFEGNYITFEQYNKLKDILQIELKSENGFVESLREIKDEIEIENIKKAQYITDETFKYFLNFIKPGMKEKDVALEMEYYMKKLGAEEKSFDFIVASGKRSSMPHGKASDKIVEYGDFVTFDYGCKVNGYCSDMTRTVVVGKANDKQREIYNIVLEAQVNAISNLKAGMIEKDGDYLARKVIIDKGYGDYFGHSLGHGVGLEIHENPFMGPKKTNLLKAGMVVTVEPGIYIPNFSGVRIEDMVLLKEDGVIDLTNSPKELIEV, encoded by the coding sequence TTGAAAAACAGATTAAATGAAGCTAAAAAATTGTTAAGTGAAAAAGGATTAGATAGCTTTTTGATTTTTAAACCCGTAAATGTCACATATTTGACTGGATTTACAGGCGACGATAGCGTTGCTATTGTAGGTCTCAATGAGTCATATTTTATCACAGACTCAAGGTATACTGAGCAGGCTTCCTATGAAGTTAAAGACTTTAAAATAGTAGAACACAAATCAGATATTTTTGAAGCAATAAGAGATTGCATATCAAATATGGGTGCTGATAGACTTGGATTTGAAGGAAACTACATAACTTTTGAACAGTACAATAAATTGAAAGACATTTTACAAATAGAGCTGAAATCTGAAAATGGCTTTGTGGAATCTTTAAGAGAGATAAAAGATGAAATAGAAATAGAAAATATCAAAAAGGCACAGTATATTACAGATGAAACCTTCAAATACTTTTTGAATTTTATAAAGCCTGGCATGAAAGAAAAAGATGTGGCTTTAGAGATGGAATATTACATGAAAAAGCTTGGTGCAGAAGAAAAATCTTTTGATTTTATAGTTGCATCTGGCAAAAGATCTTCAATGCCACATGGAAAAGCTTCTGATAAAATCGTTGAATATGGCGATTTTGTAACATTCGATTATGGCTGCAAAGTAAATGGGTATTGTTCTGACATGACAAGAACTGTTGTCGTTGGAAAAGCAAATGACAAGCAGCGAGAAATATACAATATAGTTTTAGAAGCACAGGTGAATGCAATCAGCAATTTAAAAGCGGGAATGATAGAAAAAGATGGTGACTATCTTGCAAGAAAGGTGATCATTGATAAAGGCTATGGTGATTATTTTGGTCATTCATTAGGTCATGGTGTAGGATTAGAGATACATGAAAATCCTTTTATGGGTCCTAAGAAGACAAATTTATTAAAAGCTGGAATGGTTGTTACAGTTGAACCAGGGATATATATTCCTAATTTCTCTGGCGTTAGAATAGAAGATATGGTATTATTAAAAGAGGATGGCGTTATAGATTTGACAAATTCGCCAAAGGAATTAATTGAAGTTTAA
- the efp gene encoding elongation factor P codes for MVSAGEFRKGMTIDIDGQVFTVVDFQHVKPGKGAAFVRTRLKNVITGAVVERTFNPTEKVDEAVIERKDMQYLYNDGNLYYFMDTETYEQIPLNYEKVEDAMKFLKENMIATIKFYKGEAFSVEPPTFVELEVVETEPGFKGDTATGGSKPAKVETGAIIQVPLFVNQGDVIKIDTRTSEYLERV; via the coding sequence TTGGTATCAGCAGGAGAATTCAGAAAAGGGATGACTATTGACATTGATGGTCAAGTTTTTACGGTTGTAGATTTTCAACACGTAAAACCTGGGAAAGGAGCTGCTTTCGTCAGAACAAGGTTAAAAAACGTCATAACAGGTGCTGTTGTAGAGAGAACTTTTAACCCAACTGAAAAAGTTGATGAGGCAGTCATAGAAAGAAAAGATATGCAGTATCTTTACAATGATGGCAATCTATACTACTTCATGGATACTGAGACATACGAGCAGATTCCTTTGAATTACGAAAAAGTCGAAGATGCCATGAAATTTTTAAAAGAGAATATGATAGCAACAATAAAATTCTATAAAGGTGAGGCCTTTTCAGTAGAACCTCCTACTTTTGTAGAATTAGAAGTTGTTGAGACGGAACCTGGATTTAAAGGTGATACCGCAACAGGTGGTTCGAAACCTGCTAAAGTTGAAACAGGAGCCATCATTCAAGTTCCGCTATTTGTAAATCAAGGTGATGTTATAAAGATTGATACGAGGACATCAGAGTATCTGGAAAGAGTATAG
- a CDS encoding CD1247 N-terminal domain-containing protein, translating into MEYLYERISYLRGLVDGLDIDEKSKEGKVLIAIIDALEDFADAINDLEASQSELDDYVGAIDEDLSEVEDEIYDDESDDEYDYVEVECPNCHMLMSVEDELLDDEDAEIVCPHCNETVNVKDVIIYEDDDKE; encoded by the coding sequence ATGGAGTATTTGTATGAGCGCATATCGTATTTAAGAGGCTTAGTAGATGGGTTGGATATTGACGAAAAATCAAAAGAAGGCAAAGTTTTAATTGCCATCATTGATGCGCTGGAAGACTTTGCAGATGCCATTAATGATCTTGAGGCCTCACAATCAGAGCTTGATGATTATGTAGGTGCCATTGATGAAGATTTGTCAGAAGTAGAAGATGAAATATACGATGACGAATCTGATGATGAGTACGATTATGTTGAAGTTGAATGTCCCAACTGTCACATGCTTATGAGCGTGGAAGATGAGCTTTTAGACGATGAAGACGCGGAAATTGTTTGCCCCCATTGCAATGAGACAGTTAACGTAAAAGATGTAATAATATATGAAGATGATGACAAAGAATAG
- the spoIIIAA gene encoding stage III sporulation protein AA, which produces MINKSKNYDDLLYSLPLNIRNIIIKLDEYLKEGLEEIRLRIDKPLMVYVNNQERFLSADGNIVNSPNLAYIVTNEDCEKALQLISKSSIYAFENELRNGYITIKGGYRVGICGKCVIDGESVKTIVNISGFNYRIMRQCIGSSDEIMRYIVKYPDVVNNTLIISPPQCGKTTLIRDIARNISNGMPELNFQGEKVSIVDERSEIAACFKGIPQNDVGYRTDVLDLCPKHIGILMMIRSMSPKVIITDEIGKVEDISSIHEALNAGVSIITTVHGNGIEDVARKKYIDEMLNNREFDRYVILSRKLGAGTIEAILDRDFNAIFKGPYRKECKTIC; this is translated from the coding sequence ATGATAAACAAAAGCAAAAATTACGATGATCTATTGTATTCTTTACCATTAAATATAAGAAACATAATCATAAAGTTAGATGAGTATTTAAAGGAAGGATTGGAGGAAATAAGGCTTAGAATCGATAAACCATTGATGGTTTACGTGAATAATCAAGAAAGGTTTTTATCTGCTGATGGAAATATAGTTAATTCTCCAAATTTGGCGTATATAGTCACAAATGAAGATTGTGAAAAAGCATTGCAGCTTATTTCTAAATCATCCATATATGCTTTTGAGAATGAGCTTAGAAATGGATATATTACGATAAAAGGTGGATATAGAGTAGGAATATGTGGTAAATGTGTCATCGACGGTGAATCTGTAAAAACAATTGTAAACATATCTGGCTTTAATTACAGAATAATGCGGCAATGTATCGGTTCGTCAGATGAAATAATGAGGTACATTGTAAAATATCCAGACGTAGTGAATAACACGTTGATAATTTCACCTCCACAATGTGGTAAAACAACGCTTATAAGAGATATAGCTCGCAATATTAGCAATGGAATGCCTGAATTGAATTTCCAAGGAGAGAAGGTATCAATTGTAGATGAAAGATCAGAAATAGCTGCATGTTTTAAAGGCATTCCGCAAAACGATGTTGGATACCGGACGGATGTACTGGATTTATGTCCAAAACATATTGGCATTTTAATGATGATAAGATCTATGTCACCAAAAGTCATAATAACTGACGAAATAGGTAAAGTTGAGGATATATCGTCTATTCACGAAGCACTTAATGCAGGAGTAAGCATAATTACGACAGTTCATGGAAACGGCATAGAAGATGTGGCGAGGAAAAAGTACATTGATGAAATGTTAAATAATAGAGAGTTTGATAGGTATGTGATTTTAAGCCGCAAATTAGGAGCAGGTACTATAGAAGCCATTCTTGACAGAGATTTTAATGCGATTTTTAAAGGCCCTTATAGAAAGGAATGTAAGACAATATGCTGA
- the spoIIIAB gene encoding stage III sporulation protein SpoIIIAB: MLKIVGMVLVLISSAMIGYMKALKYTLRRQTLRSFLSSLNLLITEITYSQITLSEAFAKLSETSESGVGRFFLLVSRILNSNEGYTAGEAWEIALDKVENINLSQDDIKILKSFGKGLGNSDIYNQEKNFKLASELLKKQLTDAEESSRKNERLYKSLGILIGIAVVIIFL, translated from the coding sequence ATGCTGAAAATCGTTGGAATGGTTCTGGTTCTAATTTCATCTGCCATGATAGGTTATATGAAAGCACTTAAATATACATTAAGACGACAAACATTAAGATCTTTTTTATCCAGCCTAAACTTGCTTATAACTGAAATAACCTACAGCCAAATAACATTGTCTGAAGCATTTGCAAAGTTATCTGAGACATCAGAATCAGGCGTCGGAAGATTTTTTTTATTGGTATCTCGAATTTTAAATTCAAATGAAGGGTATACGGCTGGTGAAGCATGGGAAATTGCACTTGATAAAGTTGAAAACATAAATTTAAGCCAGGATGACATAAAAATACTAAAATCGTTCGGAAAAGGCCTCGGAAATTCAGACATATATAATCAAGAAAAGAATTTCAAATTAGCTTCCGAATTATTAAAAAAACAGCTTACTGATGCTGAGGAGTCAAGCAGAAAAAATGAAAGATTGTATAAAAGCCTTGGCATATTGATAGGAATTGCTGTAGTTATCATATTTCTATAG
- the spoIIIAC gene encoding stage III sporulation protein AC — MSIDIIFKIAAIGILVTVLNQILIRSGREEQAMMVTLAGVVVVLMMVITMINNLFTAVKTIFQLY; from the coding sequence TTGAGCATAGATATAATTTTTAAAATTGCTGCAATCGGAATCTTAGTTACTGTTCTTAATCAGATTCTTATAAGGTCTGGGAGAGAAGAACAAGCCATGATGGTTACATTGGCAGGAGTAGTAGTGGTATTGATGATGGTAATTACAATGATAAACAATCTATTTACTGCCGTAAAAACGATATTCCAGTTGTATTGA
- the spoIIIAD gene encoding stage III sporulation protein AD — protein MEIIQIVAIGIICVIILSLFRENFEDVAIIISLSASILIFFIIIPKISNIITVLNTIADKSGINSIYVKTILKIIGVAYIAELGVQISNDADEKNIATKIELAGKIIIIFLSLPIIIALVDTIVSILP, from the coding sequence ATGGAAATCATTCAGATTGTAGCAATTGGTATCATATGTGTAATAATTCTTTCACTGTTTAGAGAGAATTTTGAAGATGTCGCTATCATAATAAGTTTATCTGCCAGCATACTCATATTTTTTATCATTATTCCCAAAATCAGCAATATAATAACCGTTTTAAACACAATTGCGGATAAAAGCGGCATAAACAGCATCTACGTAAAAACAATTCTTAAAATAATAGGAGTTGCATATATTGCAGAATTAGGAGTGCAGATTTCTAACGATGCAGATGAAAAAAATATAGCTACAAAGATCGAATTGGCAGGGAAAATAATAATCATTTTTTTATCCCTCCCAATTATTATAGCATTGGTGGACACTATTGTCTCCATACTGCCGTGA